ATCGGGCCTTCGCACGCGCGCCCGCAACGGCGCTACACGTCGAGTTGCAGCAGGTCCAGTCCGTCGAAGCGGGTGAAATCTCGGTCGAAGGACACCAGCCTGTGTCCGCCAGCCCTGGCGAACGCGGCGAGGTAGGCATCGGTCCAGAGCCGAGGCGTGACGATCCCGCGGCCGGCCCAGTCCGCGAGGAGCACGTCGCAGCCATCGGGCTCGCTGGCGACCCACACATCGTCGAGTTTGCGCCACGCACTGTAGGCTGCCCACGCCTCTGCGGCGGTGAGCGGCAGCCCGCCCATGACGGTAGCGTTGGTGGTCAGGCGGAGGAAGCCGAGCACGGTGACCCGGCAGAACGCGAGCCGTTCACCCGACTCGACTTGCCAGAAGTGCTGGGCGCGCGCGTGATGCGGATGCTCGCTCGTGCTCAGCGCCACCCACACGTTGACGTCGAGCAGGTCAACCTGTGCGGCCAAGCCCGGCCTCGGCATCCTCGGCGTCGAGAAGGGCCTGAATCGCGGCGTTGGACAGCACCGGTATCCTTCGACCACGCGGTGGGATGATCTCGGGGAGATCCCCGCGGCGGGGTCGCTCGGCCGGCGTCGGCTGGTCACTCAGTTGCAGACCGCGCTCCACGAAGCGCGCAATCAAATCCTTGAGGCTCACGCCAGACGCCGCGGCTCGCACTTTCACCTTGCGGAACAGCTCGTCGGGGAGATCGATCGTCGTTCTCATAAAAGCATTTTGATGTCTTTGTGCGAAAGCGTCAAGGCTGAATCGATTGGGAGAGCGAGGAGAGGTTCGTCGGTCGTCACGGCCGACCGCGCCATGCGCTCGCCCTCTATAATCCTCTGCCCACCGCCCCGCGTGCGGCGTGGTGGACGATTCGGCGCGGCTCGATGGTCGCGCGACGAGCCGAGGGAACACGATGCCCCCCAAGAGCCCCATCCACCGCGGCCCCATGGCCAAAGCCTACGACCCCCACGCCTTCGAGGCCGCCGTCTACGACTGGTGGGAGCAAAGCGGCTACTTCCGCCCGGAGGCGCAGGCAGCGCTCGGGCAGACCGAGCCGGACGCCAAGCCGTTCGTCATCTCCATGCCGCCCCCCAACGTCACCGGCCAGCTCCACACCGGCCACGCGCTGACGGCGTCGATGGAGGACCTGATGGTCCGCCACCACCGGCTGCGCGGCCGGCCGACGCTCTGGGTCCCGGGCACGGACCACGCCGGCAT
Above is a window of Candidatus Avedoeria danica DNA encoding:
- a CDS encoding PIN domain-containing protein; this encodes MPRPGLAAQVDLLDVNVWVALSTSEHPHHARAQHFWQVESGERLAFCRVTVLGFLRLTTNATVMGGLPLTAAEAWAAYSAWRKLDDVWVASEPDGCDVLLADWAGRGIVTPRLWTDAYLAAFARAGGHRLVSFDRDFTRFDGLDLLQLDV